GCCTTCCGCCGTTCCGCGCGCCAGGTCCTGACCTTGGCGGGGCTGATGGCGTTGACGTACTGGTCGCCGAAGGTCGACTCCAGGTGGAGGCGGAGCAGCCGCCGGTACAGCTCGTCGGTCGTGGCCGCGACGCCGCGCTCGTCGATCCAGCGCGTGGCGTACTCGGCGAACAGCACCTCGCCCGCAGTCGGGTCGATCCAGTCGCCGCGGGCCTGGTCGGCTTGGATCTGGGCGAGGAACAGCTCGGCTTCACGCTTGGTCTCGTACGTCTGCGGCGCCGCGCGCAGTATGCCGTCGGCTCCGGGAAAGCGGGCCTGGTAGCGGCCCGAGGGCAGCTTGCGGATCGCGCCGAAGCTGCGACGCGGGGCCTTCCTGCGAGATCGCGTCATTTCAGGCCGCCAGCCCCAAGTGGCGTCGGCTGCGGACGGGTTCGACTGTCCGCTCCTCGACATAGGCGGCCAGCACGCTCTCCGAGATCCGGACGTGCTTGCCGAGCTTGACGTAGCGGATGCGGCGCTCGGAGATGAGGCGTCGGATGAAGCGCACGCCGGTGCCGAGGCGTTCGGCGGCCTCGGCGACCGTGAGCAGGCGGTCGTTGTTGTTCACCTCCTTCGCCGTGCGGGGCTGGGCAGAGGCGTGGGGTATCGCCGTGTGGCGCAAGCGGGGTCCTCTCGTGGCTCGGCTGGTGGGGCGGCAACCCCGGCCGGGCCGGTGTCGTTCAGGATGGGATGGGCAGGCGGTGTGGCCGGGCCCTGGGGTTTGCGGTCCAGGGGCGACCGGAGGAGCGGG
This DNA window, taken from Streptomyces sp. SCSIO 30461, encodes the following:
- a CDS encoding helix-turn-helix domain-containing protein, producing MNNNDRLLTVAEAAERLGTGVRFIRRLISERRIRYVKLGKHVRISESVLAAYVEERTVEPVRSRRHLGLAA